One genomic window of Verrucomicrobiia bacterium includes the following:
- a CDS encoding pilus assembly protein PilM translates to MEASAAGLSVADFCLLEAPYNRGKNHLLTAEDYAEHFRQIRHALGGTKVRNLVVVLRCQESLLQLAELPPMPVSTLREVLQRNSKLYLKEEYPNHVFDCHVQQTLARDTTAGAEGKDSKAPAADAAKTAAAKAKKTPVLVGGARRELVDALARGARAAGFKLMQVVPGGMALVQGMKTPQSGDLTTIIANFDLGLEQTLVSILSHGEVVQSRIIPMGGRNLTAGLAEAMNVTLEAAESVKVLLPNTVDSKLELLLAPLAQELKASVDFFESQFEQKVSTVYLSGGAARSPQILQIIEKMTHLPCRPWHLPDNVTLNLSPDRAAAFKRDMPLFMGAVGAAMEALEAIPRGLNLLATQLAEELRRQRSPVRIAFAVAGVICALMLLWSAVLGWKLVAENASLKSDPLALLQRRAAEARVLQKSVQGYRSRIQSLQQQAASRYLVAPLLDALQRSLVEDIVITRITVQRTPLTVAKGKKQEQREAMVLNIHAKDYSELGATDAFIDALASNPYFKKRLPGPESVVLKQRSSRQPDTANPGASFALINIECLLVE, encoded by the coding sequence ATTGTCGGTGGCGGATTTTTGCCTGCTAGAGGCTCCCTATAACCGGGGCAAGAATCACCTATTAACGGCGGAAGACTACGCCGAGCATTTCCGGCAGATTCGCCACGCCCTGGGCGGCACCAAGGTGCGGAATCTGGTGGTGGTGTTGCGCTGCCAGGAATCCTTGTTACAGCTTGCCGAGCTGCCGCCGATGCCGGTGTCCACGTTGCGCGAGGTGCTGCAGCGCAATTCCAAACTCTACCTCAAGGAAGAGTATCCCAACCACGTATTTGATTGTCATGTGCAGCAAACTCTGGCCAGGGACACCACGGCCGGAGCCGAGGGGAAGGACAGCAAGGCGCCGGCGGCTGACGCCGCCAAAACGGCGGCCGCCAAGGCAAAAAAGACTCCGGTCCTGGTGGGGGGCGCCCGGCGGGAGCTGGTGGATGCCTTGGCACGGGGGGCGCGGGCGGCGGGATTCAAGTTGATGCAGGTGGTGCCGGGGGGGATGGCGCTGGTGCAGGGGATGAAAACCCCGCAGAGCGGGGATTTGACGACAATTATCGCCAACTTTGACCTGGGGCTGGAGCAGACGCTGGTCAGCATTCTCAGTCATGGCGAGGTGGTGCAAAGCCGCATCATCCCCATGGGCGGTCGCAATCTGACCGCCGGTCTGGCGGAGGCCATGAATGTGACGCTGGAGGCGGCGGAGAGCGTCAAAGTGCTCCTGCCCAACACGGTGGACAGCAAGCTGGAATTGCTGCTGGCGCCGCTGGCCCAGGAATTAAAGGCCTCGGTGGACTTTTTTGAGTCGCAGTTCGAGCAGAAAGTCAGCACGGTTTACCTCTCGGGGGGGGCGGCGCGTTCGCCGCAGATTCTGCAAATCATTGAGAAGATGACGCATTTGCCCTGCCGTCCGTGGCACCTGCCGGACAATGTCACCTTGAATCTCAGTCCGGACCGGGCCGCGGCCTTCAAGCGGGACATGCCGCTGTTCATGGGGGCGGTGGGGGCGGCGATGGAGGCGCTGGAGGCCATTCCACGCGGTTTGAACCTGCTGGCCACGCAACTGGCTGAGGAGCTGCGGCGCCAGCGCAGCCCGGTGCGGATCGCCTTTGCCGTGGCGGGGGTGATTTGCGCGCTCATGCTGCTGTGGAGCGCCGTGCTGGGATGGAAGTTGGTGGCGGAAAACGCCTCGCTCAAATCGGACCCCCTGGCTTTGCTGCAACGCCGGGCGGCCGAGGCGCGGGTGCTGCAAAAGAGCGTGCAAGGGTATCGCAGCCGCATCCAGTCCCTGCAGCAGCAGGCGGCCTCGCGGTACTTGGTGGCGCCGCTGTTGGACGCTCTGCAACGCTCGCTGGTGGAGGACATCGTCATCACCCGCATCACCGTGCAGCGCACGCCGCTCACCGTTGCCAAGGGGAAAAAGCAGGAGCAGCGGGAGGCGATGGTGCTGAACATTCATGCCAAGGATTACTCGGAACTGGGCGCGACGGATGCGTTTATTGATGCGCTGGCGTCCAACCCCTATTTCAAGAAACGGCTGCCCGGCCCGGAAAGCGTGGTGTTGAAGCAGCGGTCCAGCCGGCAGCCGGACACCGCCAATCCGGGAGCGAGCTTCGCGCTGATTAACATCGAATGTTTATTGGTGGAATAA
- the larA gene encoding nickel-dependent lactate racemase: protein MQVKLAYGRHGLTVDFPDDITTVIEPREVPGLPDEAQAVRHALEQPLGCRPLREWLKPGVRVCITFTDLTRATPNERLIPWLLEYLHPHVPPERITLLNSLGTHRPNTPAELEQMLGADIVRRYRIEHNDPENEAAHVQVGKLSDGTPLLLSRHLMEAEVRIITGFIEPHFFAGFSGGPKGLVPGVAHQRTVLSNHGPRNLSHPHATFGITHGNPLWEELLAAARLAGPVFLCNVTLNTHRQITGVFAGDLETAHQAGIEFVRRVSMCPVAQAFDIVVTTNSGYPLDLNLYQGVKGMAAAARIVRPGGCILLACECSDGLPAGSAYERWLRGACSPAELLAQVLASPTVQPDQWQVQIQAQIQQKAEVLLHSALPPETVRAALLSPCRDIAATVRERLRAAGAGARVAVLPHGPLTIPYLSQAADTP, encoded by the coding sequence ATGCAGGTAAAACTGGCTTACGGACGGCACGGACTCACGGTGGATTTCCCCGATGACATAACCACCGTCATCGAGCCGCGCGAAGTGCCCGGCCTGCCGGACGAAGCCCAGGCCGTGCGCCATGCACTCGAGCAACCCCTGGGCTGCCGGCCCTTGCGGGAATGGCTGAAACCGGGCGTGCGCGTGTGCATCACTTTCACCGATCTCACGCGCGCCACCCCCAATGAGCGCCTGATCCCCTGGTTGCTGGAGTACTTGCACCCCCACGTCCCCCCCGAACGCATCACGCTGCTGAACTCCCTGGGCACCCACCGCCCCAACACCCCCGCCGAGCTGGAGCAAATGCTGGGTGCGGACATCGTGCGCCGCTACCGCATCGAACACAATGACCCCGAAAACGAGGCGGCGCATGTCCAGGTAGGCAAGTTAAGCGATGGCACCCCGCTGCTGTTGAGCCGCCATTTGATGGAAGCGGAGGTGCGCATCATCACCGGCTTTATCGAGCCCCATTTCTTCGCCGGCTTCAGCGGCGGCCCCAAAGGGCTGGTGCCGGGCGTGGCCCACCAGCGCACCGTCCTGAGCAATCACGGCCCGCGCAACCTCAGCCATCCCCATGCCACCTTCGGCATCACCCATGGCAATCCCTTGTGGGAGGAGCTGCTCGCCGCCGCGCGACTGGCCGGCCCCGTGTTTCTGTGCAACGTCACCCTCAACACCCACCGGCAAATCACCGGCGTGTTTGCCGGCGACCTGGAAACGGCGCATCAGGCCGGAATCGAGTTTGTGCGCCGCGTGAGCATGTGCCCGGTGGCCCAAGCCTTTGATATCGTTGTCACCACCAACAGCGGCTACCCCCTCGACCTCAACCTCTACCAGGGCGTCAAAGGCATGGCCGCCGCGGCGCGCATTGTTCGTCCCGGCGGCTGCATCCTCCTGGCGTGCGAATGTTCCGACGGCCTGCCGGCCGGCAGCGCGTACGAGCGCTGGCTGCGCGGAGCTTGTTCCCCCGCGGAATTGCTGGCCCAGGTGCTCGCCAGCCCCACCGTTCAACCCGATCAGTGGCAGGTGCAAATCCAGGCCCAAATCCAACAAAAGGCGGAGGTGCTCCTCCACAGTGCGCTCCCCCCGGAGACCGTGCGGGCCGCCCTCCTAAGCCCCTGCCGGGACATTGCCGCCACGGTGCGCGAGCGCCTGCGCGCGGCGGGCGCCGGCGCGCGGGTGGCCGTCCTGCCCCACGGGCCGCTCACCATTCCCTACCTCAGCCAGGCGGCCGACACCCCCTAA
- the guaA gene encoding glutamine-hydrolyzing GMP synthase, which yields MEHIVILDFGSQYTQVIARRIRECQVFCLIKPYHTPAAELAAQKPAGIILSGGPASVYAEKAPLPDPGIFELGLPVLGICYGMQLLAHFLGGRVERGQRREYGKGVLTVTDNECPLFRKLPPEFQVWNSHGDRLTKLPTGFKTVAVTANSPHAAIEHRRKKMFGLQFHPEVVHTPRGMEILSNFVHGLCGCGRGWTMRNYIEQAVEEIRQQVGRERVILGLSGGVDSSVAAALIHRAIGDQLTCIFVNNGVLRQGEAETVQEVFGRHFKIRLQYEDASRLFLRRLKGVTDPERKRKIIGRTFIEVFEAATQRAGKARFLAQGTLYPDVIESVPIGGNPAALIKSHHNVGGLPKRMKFQLVEPLKCLFKDEVRRLGAELGLPKEIVYRQPFPGPGLAVRILGEVTPKRLEIVRHADAIVVEEMKATGWYYRIWQSFAVLLPVRSVGVMGDERTYDYTIAVRAVESQDGMTADWVKLPYDLLERLSNRIINEVNGVNRVVLDISSKPPATIEWE from the coding sequence ATGGAACACATTGTCATTTTGGATTTTGGCTCGCAATACACGCAGGTGATTGCCCGGCGCATTCGCGAGTGTCAGGTGTTTTGTCTCATCAAACCCTATCACACCCCGGCCGCCGAGCTGGCCGCCCAGAAGCCGGCGGGCATCATTCTGAGCGGCGGGCCGGCCAGTGTGTATGCGGAAAAGGCGCCGCTGCCTGATCCTGGCATTTTTGAGCTGGGGTTGCCGGTGTTGGGCATCTGTTATGGCATGCAGTTGCTGGCGCACTTCCTGGGCGGGCGGGTGGAGCGCGGCCAGCGGCGCGAGTACGGCAAGGGGGTGTTGACGGTGACCGACAACGAATGTCCGTTGTTTCGGAAGTTGCCGCCGGAGTTTCAGGTGTGGAATTCGCATGGAGACCGGCTGACCAAGCTGCCCACCGGCTTCAAGACGGTGGCGGTGACGGCCAACTCGCCGCATGCCGCCATTGAGCATCGCCGTAAAAAGATGTTCGGGCTGCAGTTTCATCCCGAAGTGGTGCATACGCCGCGGGGGATGGAGATCCTCAGCAACTTTGTGCACGGCCTGTGCGGGTGCGGGCGCGGCTGGACGATGCGCAATTACATCGAGCAGGCGGTGGAGGAAATCCGGCAGCAGGTGGGGCGGGAGCGGGTGATCCTGGGGTTGAGCGGCGGGGTGGATTCCAGCGTGGCGGCGGCGCTGATTCACCGGGCCATCGGGGATCAGTTGACGTGCATTTTTGTCAACAACGGCGTGCTGCGGCAGGGTGAGGCGGAGACGGTGCAGGAGGTTTTCGGGCGCCATTTCAAGATCCGGCTGCAATATGAGGATGCCAGCCGGCTGTTTTTGCGGCGGTTGAAAGGCGTGACCGATCCCGAGCGGAAACGGAAGATCATCGGGCGCACCTTCATTGAGGTGTTTGAGGCCGCCACGCAACGCGCTGGCAAGGCGCGGTTTCTGGCCCAGGGGACGTTGTATCCGGACGTGATTGAATCGGTGCCCATCGGGGGCAACCCGGCGGCCCTGATCAAGAGCCATCACAACGTGGGCGGCCTGCCCAAACGGATGAAGTTTCAGCTCGTGGAGCCGCTCAAATGCCTGTTCAAGGACGAAGTCCGGCGGCTGGGCGCCGAGCTGGGGCTGCCCAAGGAAATCGTGTACCGGCAGCCTTTCCCGGGGCCGGGTCTGGCGGTGCGGATCCTGGGGGAGGTGACGCCCAAGCGCCTGGAGATTGTGCGCCATGCCGATGCGATTGTGGTGGAGGAGATGAAGGCCACCGGGTGGTATTATCGCATCTGGCAGAGTTTTGCCGTGCTGCTGCCCGTCCGCAGCGTGGGGGTGATGGGGGATGAACGCACCTATGATTACACCATTGCGGTGCGGGCCGTGGAGTCGCAGGACGGCATGACGGCGGACTGGGTCAAGCTGCCCTACGATTTGCTGGAGCGGCTTTCCAACCGCATCATCAACGAGGTCAACGGCGTCAACCGGGTGGTGCTCGACATTTCCAGCAAACCGCCGGCCACCATTGAATGGGAATAG
- a CDS encoding ABC transporter ATP-binding protein/permease produces the protein MRHHPVRALSDPSLRVPPRTTWEVIRRVWVFLRPYRGLAAANLGCAVLSLAFAFVYPKLARYIIDEIIAKNQTARLGWVCLALAGAFLLREVFNSLRIRINNIFEQNVIYDMRRAVYGRLQRLPAAWFDQRASGDLMTRVIEDVNSVERVLIDGTEQGTVALLSVVGVMIIMWLASPTLALVAMVPLPLLVAGALWYTLTAHQRYRAQREAASAMNALLMDNLQGVRQIKAFGREPHEDERFARRAEAMRRGMLQVMLAWALYSPAMAFCSSLGIALVLWAGGRQVMQGELSLGQLVEFVFYLGLFYEPIGRLHGLNQMLQSARAAGERVFDILDTPPERTAGRTRELGRVRGEVVYEQVGFRYSPERVILKNIHLHARPGQMIALVGPTGAGKSTLVNLLPAFYEPTEGRILIDGVDLSTVTLESLRRQIAVVSQESFLFNGTLRENILYGKLNATEEEMIAAARAANAHDFIARLPRGYDSHVGERGVKLSVGEKQRVSIARALLKDAPILILDEATASVDTATEKLIQEALERLMAGRTSFVIAHRLSTILKADQILVLRHGEIVERGTHEELLAADGLYARLARIQNTTFIEESFAKLGAD, from the coding sequence ATGCGGCATCATCCTGTCCGGGCATTGAGTGACCCCTCGTTGCGCGTTCCTCCGCGCACCACCTGGGAGGTCATCCGCCGCGTCTGGGTCTTTCTGCGCCCCTACCGCGGCCTGGCGGCGGCCAATCTGGGATGCGCGGTGCTCTCGCTGGCCTTCGCCTTCGTGTACCCCAAGCTGGCCCGCTATATCATTGACGAAATCATCGCCAAAAACCAGACGGCCCGGCTGGGCTGGGTCTGCCTGGCGCTGGCCGGGGCGTTTCTCCTGCGGGAGGTCTTCAACAGCCTGCGCATCCGCATCAACAACATCTTCGAGCAAAACGTGATTTACGACATGCGCCGCGCCGTGTACGGCCGCCTGCAACGCCTGCCCGCGGCCTGGTTTGATCAGCGGGCCTCGGGCGACTTGATGACGCGAGTCATCGAGGATGTCAACAGCGTGGAGCGCGTGCTCATTGACGGCACCGAGCAGGGCACGGTGGCGCTGCTGAGCGTGGTGGGGGTGATGATCATCATGTGGCTGGCCTCGCCCACGCTGGCCCTGGTGGCCATGGTGCCCCTGCCGTTGCTGGTGGCCGGAGCCTTGTGGTACACGCTCACCGCCCATCAACGCTACCGCGCCCAGCGCGAGGCCGCCAGCGCCATGAATGCCCTGCTCATGGACAATCTGCAGGGCGTGCGCCAGATCAAGGCCTTCGGCCGCGAGCCCCATGAAGATGAGCGTTTCGCCCGGCGCGCCGAGGCCATGCGCCGCGGCATGTTGCAGGTCATGCTGGCCTGGGCCCTGTACTCCCCCGCCATGGCCTTTTGCTCCTCCCTGGGCATCGCCCTGGTGTTGTGGGCCGGCGGCCGCCAGGTCATGCAGGGGGAGCTTTCCCTCGGCCAACTGGTGGAGTTTGTCTTCTACCTGGGCCTTTTTTACGAGCCGATTGGCCGCCTGCATGGCCTGAATCAAATGCTCCAGAGCGCGCGCGCCGCCGGCGAGCGCGTTTTTGACATCCTCGATACCCCGCCGGAGCGCACCGCCGGCCGCACCCGCGAACTGGGCCGGGTGCGGGGCGAGGTGGTGTATGAGCAGGTGGGCTTCCGTTACAGCCCCGAACGGGTGATCCTCAAAAACATCCATCTCCACGCCCGGCCGGGCCAGATGATCGCGCTGGTGGGCCCCACCGGCGCCGGCAAATCCACCCTTGTCAACCTGCTGCCGGCCTTTTACGAGCCTACCGAGGGGCGCATCCTGATTGACGGCGTGGACCTCAGCACCGTCACGCTGGAGTCCCTGCGCCGGCAGATCGCGGTCGTCAGTCAGGAATCATTTTTGTTCAATGGCACCCTGCGGGAAAACATCCTTTATGGCAAACTCAACGCCACCGAGGAGGAAATGATCGCCGCCGCCCGCGCCGCCAATGCCCACGACTTCATCGCGCGCCTGCCCCGCGGCTATGACTCCCACGTGGGCGAACGCGGCGTCAAACTCAGCGTGGGCGAAAAGCAGCGCGTGAGCATTGCCCGGGCCCTGCTCAAGGACGCGCCCATCCTGATCCTGGACGAGGCCACCGCCAGCGTGGACACCGCCACCGAAAAACTCATCCAGGAAGCCCTGGAACGGTTGATGGCCGGCCGCACCAGTTTCGTGATCGCCCACCGCCTGAGCACCATCCTCAAGGCCGATCAGATTCTGGTGCTGCGGCACGGGGAAATCGTGGAACGCGGCACGCACGAGGAACTGCTGGCCGCCGACGGCCTCTACGCCCGCCTGGCGCGCATCCAGAACACCACCTTCATCGAGGAAAGTTTTGCCAAACTCGGCGCCGATTAA
- a CDS encoding radical SAM protein: protein MAAASLVVNEIFLSVQGESTFAGLPCVFVRLTACPLRCSYCDTAYAFTEGRRLELKEIMQEVRRLAAPWRERGGLLPLPLVEVTGGEPLAQPQSLPLLAALCDAGYVTLLETSGALDIAPVDGRVRRIVDLKCPGSGEAARNRWENLKHLKATDELKFVITSHQDYEWAREQVTSRRLAELCPVLFSWAAPLTEAQRDPSLKPLPAGHVPLSRQELAGRILADGLPVRFQTQLHKIIWAPDQRGV, encoded by the coding sequence ATGGCGGCGGCATCGCTGGTGGTGAACGAAATCTTTTTGAGTGTGCAAGGCGAAAGTACTTTCGCCGGGCTGCCGTGTGTTTTCGTGCGCCTGACCGCCTGTCCGCTGCGGTGTTCCTATTGCGATACCGCTTATGCGTTCACGGAAGGCCGGCGGCTGGAGCTGAAGGAGATTATGCAGGAGGTGCGAAGGCTGGCGGCGCCGTGGCGGGAGCGGGGCGGTCTGCTGCCCCTGCCCCTGGTGGAGGTCACCGGCGGCGAGCCGCTGGCGCAACCCCAGAGCCTGCCCCTGCTGGCGGCCTTGTGCGATGCCGGGTATGTCACGCTGCTGGAGACCAGCGGCGCGCTGGACATTGCGCCGGTGGATGGCCGGGTGCGGCGCATTGTGGACCTTAAATGCCCCGGCAGCGGGGAGGCGGCGCGCAACCGTTGGGAAAATCTCAAGCATCTTAAAGCCACAGATGAACTGAAATTCGTCATCACTTCCCATCAGGATTATGAATGGGCCCGCGAGCAGGTGACCAGCCGGCGGCTGGCGGAGCTTTGCCCGGTGCTGTTTTCATGGGCGGCCCCGTTGACGGAGGCGCAGCGGGATCCTTCGCTCAAGCCGTTGCCTGCAGGCCATGTGCCGCTCAGCCGGCAGGAGCTGGCGGGGCGCATTCTGGCCGACGGCCTGCCGGTGCGTTTCCAAACCCAGTTGCACAAAATCATTTGGGCCCCCGATCAGCGGGGTGTCTGA
- a CDS encoding aspartate aminotransferase family protein, with amino-acid sequence MPRKDYAYGSVSRKTLERLHRYESPNVTFIAPDGSWPIVWERAHGLHVWDAEGRKYLDLTAAFGVAAAGHANRRVVKAAQQQLERLPHAMGDVHPHPLKAELAQTLSRLTFERWKNKCSHPLKKIRSWWGKTIFCNSGFEAVEAALKTAHLATGRRGIIAFEGGYHGLGYGALNATHRPFFRQPFLSQLAQFGQFVPFPIGNEHDVLGSPPVVLSVMPISTARGREGAKQSPLGQVEALLESGEVGAVLVEPIQARGGIRLPPWHFLPDLRQLCDRYEALLIVDEIYTGFGRTGAWFACEHNWVVPDLICLGKALTGGFPLSACVGHAGLMNRAWPPSRGEAIHTSTFLGNPVGCAMALAHLREIEEKNLVQHSARVGAAFLAELKTLEPRCGALEVKARGLGLMLGLELRREGQPAGAEAMQVVKQMLHRGFIVLPEGEHGEVISFTPPLIIKEEHARKTVRALREILEKLPVAAGKGRPAA; translated from the coding sequence ATGCCGCGCAAAGATTATGCCTACGGGTCGGTGAGCCGCAAAACCTTGGAGCGGCTTCACCGCTATGAATCGCCCAACGTCACCTTCATTGCCCCGGATGGTTCGTGGCCCATCGTATGGGAGCGGGCGCATGGTTTGCACGTGTGGGATGCGGAGGGGCGAAAGTATCTGGATCTGACGGCTGCGTTTGGGGTGGCGGCGGCGGGGCACGCCAACAGGCGCGTGGTCAAGGCGGCTCAACAACAACTGGAACGGCTGCCCCACGCCATGGGCGATGTGCATCCCCATCCCCTCAAAGCGGAGCTGGCCCAAACCTTGAGCCGGCTGACCTTTGAACGCTGGAAAAACAAATGTTCCCATCCGCTCAAAAAAATCCGCTCCTGGTGGGGCAAAACCATTTTTTGCAACTCTGGTTTTGAGGCTGTGGAAGCAGCGCTGAAGACCGCCCATCTGGCCACGGGCCGGCGCGGTATAATTGCCTTTGAAGGGGGGTATCATGGATTGGGCTACGGCGCGCTGAATGCCACGCATCGCCCCTTCTTTCGGCAACCCTTTCTCTCCCAGTTGGCGCAATTTGGTCAATTTGTGCCTTTTCCCATCGGGAACGAACATGATGTGTTGGGCAGTCCGCCGGTCGTGCTGTCGGTTATGCCCATTTCGACAGCACGCGGCAGGGAAGGAGCCAAACAGAGCCCGCTGGGACAGGTCGAAGCCCTGCTGGAGAGTGGCGAGGTGGGGGCGGTCTTGGTTGAACCCATCCAGGCCCGCGGGGGCATTCGCCTTCCGCCCTGGCATTTTCTGCCGGACTTGCGGCAGTTATGCGATCGTTACGAAGCGCTCTTGATCGTGGATGAGATCTACACGGGTTTTGGCCGCACGGGGGCGTGGTTTGCGTGTGAGCACAACTGGGTGGTTCCGGACTTGATCTGCCTGGGCAAAGCATTGACCGGGGGATTTCCCTTGTCGGCGTGTGTGGGCCATGCCGGGTTGATGAACCGGGCATGGCCGCCCAGCCGGGGCGAGGCCATCCACACCAGCACGTTTCTGGGCAATCCGGTGGGATGTGCCATGGCCCTGGCCCATCTGCGCGAGATTGAGGAGAAAAATCTGGTGCAGCACAGCGCACGAGTGGGGGCGGCGTTCCTGGCCGAGCTTAAAACCTTGGAGCCGCGCTGCGGGGCCTTGGAAGTGAAGGCCCGGGGGTTGGGATTGATGTTGGGCCTGGAGCTGCGCCGGGAGGGCCAGCCGGCGGGGGCGGAGGCGATGCAGGTGGTCAAGCAGATGTTGCACCGCGGATTTATCGTCCTGCCTGAGGGCGAGCATGGGGAGGTCATCAGCTTCACGCCGCCCTTGATCATCAAGGAGGAGCACGCGCGCAAAACCGTGCGGGCCCTGCGCGAGATTCTAGAAAAATTGCCGGTGGCGGCAGGGAAGGGCCGGCCGGCTGCATAA
- the can gene encoding carbonate dehydratase, with product MRTLQSLLVNNQKWARQMEARQPGFFATLARQQRPKFLWIGCADSRVPANEITGLLPGEMFVHRNIANVVAPSDMNSLAVIQFAVEVLKVEHIIVCGHYGCGGVQAALRGDRLGLVDHWLRQVRQVAEQHQARLAALPDDAAKVLRLCELNVLEQALHVSQCPVVQDAWQRGQVLSVHAWIYALEDGLLRDLGYCVTRSDEVGPWHATALAAADQRPAGQPAPVPPLDLGAP from the coding sequence ATGCGCACGCTTCAGTCCCTGCTTGTCAACAATCAAAAATGGGCCCGGCAAATGGAGGCCCGCCAGCCCGGTTTTTTTGCCACTTTGGCCCGGCAGCAACGGCCCAAGTTCCTGTGGATCGGTTGTGCCGACAGCCGGGTGCCGGCCAATGAAATTACCGGCCTTCTGCCCGGCGAGATGTTTGTGCATCGCAACATCGCCAATGTGGTGGCTCCCAGCGACATGAACAGCCTGGCGGTCATTCAATTTGCCGTGGAGGTTTTGAAGGTGGAGCACATCATTGTATGCGGCCACTACGGTTGCGGCGGGGTGCAGGCGGCCTTGCGGGGGGACCGGCTGGGACTGGTGGATCACTGGCTGCGGCAGGTGCGGCAGGTGGCGGAGCAGCATCAGGCGCGCCTTGCCGCCCTGCCCGACGACGCCGCGAAAGTCCTGCGTCTGTGCGAGCTGAACGTGCTGGAGCAGGCGTTGCATGTGAGCCAGTGCCCGGTGGTGCAGGATGCCTGGCAGCGTGGCCAGGTGCTCTCCGTGCATGCCTGGATTTACGCCCTGGAAGATGGCCTGCTGCGGGACCTGGGGTATTGCGTCACTCGCAGTGACGAGGTGGGGCCATGGCATGCCACCGCGCTGGCCGCGGCCGACCAGCGGCCAGCGGGCCAGCCGGCGCCCGTGCCGCCCCTTGACTTGGGTGCGCCGTAA
- a CDS encoding tetratricopeptide repeat protein, which produces MNCWTMRWLWVVAVLLAFTFESPAPLVYKPGEGWYYEPVGSKGEWVKGRAKDQLEVAKQAFEKRDYSLALRAARRTVAQWPLSDYAPEAQYYVARCYEAKGNGEKAFREYQKLLEKYPKYEKYEEVMQRQFEIANSYLAGKWFRVLGLVPLYRSMDKTAEMYEKIIQNGPYTDISAQAQMKIGQAHENKRGLFKKAPDNFSAAKAYERAADRYYDRKEIAADATFKQGLAYMRQSQTSEYDQNAANMAVATFTDFITLFPDDPRVPEARKNIELLRTEQARGSFQVARFYDKRKRYEGARIYYNECLAMDPKSPFAETARKRLEVLNKMLGPRQESAPAEKPAAEAK; this is translated from the coding sequence ATGAATTGTTGGACAATGCGCTGGTTGTGGGTGGTGGCAGTGCTGCTGGCCTTCACCTTTGAATCACCGGCTCCGCTGGTGTACAAGCCGGGGGAAGGATGGTATTACGAGCCGGTAGGCTCGAAGGGGGAATGGGTCAAAGGCCGCGCCAAAGACCAGCTCGAGGTGGCCAAACAGGCGTTTGAAAAGAGGGATTACAGCCTGGCCCTGCGGGCGGCGCGCCGCACGGTGGCCCAATGGCCGCTGTCAGATTATGCCCCGGAGGCTCAATATTACGTGGCGCGCTGCTATGAGGCCAAAGGCAACGGGGAGAAGGCCTTTCGCGAGTACCAGAAGTTGTTGGAAAAATATCCGAAGTACGAAAAGTACGAGGAGGTGATGCAGCGGCAGTTTGAGATTGCCAACAGCTACCTGGCGGGCAAGTGGTTCCGGGTGCTGGGTTTGGTGCCGTTGTACCGGTCCATGGACAAGACGGCGGAGATGTACGAGAAAATCATTCAGAATGGGCCGTACACGGACATTTCTGCGCAGGCGCAGATGAAGATCGGGCAGGCGCATGAGAACAAGCGCGGGTTGTTCAAGAAGGCGCCGGACAACTTCAGCGCCGCCAAGGCTTATGAGCGCGCCGCCGATCGTTACTACGATCGGAAGGAAATCGCCGCCGATGCCACCTTCAAACAGGGGCTGGCCTACATGCGCCAATCCCAAACCTCCGAGTACGATCAAAACGCCGCCAACATGGCGGTGGCCACGTTCACTGATTTCATCACGCTGTTTCCGGATGATCCGCGGGTGCCGGAAGCGCGGAAGAACATTGAATTATTGCGCACAGAGCAGGCGCGGGGAAGCTTCCAGGTGGCCCGGTTCTACGACAAACGCAAGCGCTACGAGGGCGCGCGCATTTACTACAATGAATGCCTGGCCATGGATCCGAAGTCGCCTTTCGCTGAGACTGCCCGCAAACGCCTGGAGGTTCTGAACAAGATGCTGGGGCCGCGCCAGGAAAGCGCTCCGGCCGAGAAACCGGCGGCGGAAGCCAAGTAA
- the lptE gene encoding LPS assembly lipoprotein LptE: MRSRSRVFWAGWCILVVGLTGCAGYRLGPSNGLAAGERSIFVKPFQNQTMEPRLGEPVTHALRKSLQQDGTFHLNTDGDADIVVTGTVTRFSRSPVSFQPQDLVSVQDYALSITARVKAVERASGKVILDREVTGTTTVRVGADLNSTERQATPLLAQDLARRITALLTDGDW; the protein is encoded by the coding sequence ATGAGGTCCCGCAGCCGCGTATTTTGGGCAGGGTGGTGCATTCTGGTGGTGGGCCTCACCGGGTGCGCGGGTTATCGGTTGGGCCCCAGCAACGGGCTGGCCGCGGGCGAGCGCAGCATCTTCGTCAAACCTTTCCAAAATCAAACCATGGAACCCCGGCTGGGTGAGCCGGTGACGCACGCGCTGCGCAAGAGCTTGCAGCAGGACGGGACGTTTCACCTGAACACGGATGGTGACGCCGACATTGTGGTCACGGGGACGGTGACGCGATTTTCCCGCTCGCCGGTGAGTTTTCAACCGCAGGATTTGGTCAGTGTGCAGGATTACGCGCTTTCCATCACCGCCCGCGTCAAGGCGGTGGAAAGGGCCTCCGGGAAGGTCATTTTGGATCGGGAAGTCACCGGCACCACCACGGTGCGGGTGGGCGCGGATTTGAACAGCACGGAGCGCCAGGCCACGCCGCTGCTGGCGCAGGACCTGGCGCGGCGCATTACGGCGCTGCTGACGGATGGGGATTGGTGA